aaaaaatgacATCAGACTCGGTGCATAGAAGAAACTGATGCTATAAATGGTAACTTTGTAATGATTATTTATTCAGTTGGTGATGCTACTGTGGAGTTACTTTTCCGTTGTTTTGACCGACCCGGGAAGCATCCCTCCAAATTGGAAACCTGTTATCGATGAGGAGAGAGGGGAAGCCGACCCGCTGAATGGATCAGAATTGAGTAACTTACCTGCAGACCCCGTGAATCAAAGAATCCGATTCTGTCGGAAGTGCAACCAGTCGAAACCATCTCGATGCCATCATTGCTCTGTTTGTGAGCCCCAGTGCCCATTCTTCAAATTTCTCCTTATATGcacatattttaaatgttttcagAAATGATTAGTTGCATTGTTTTGTACGTTTCAGGTGGGCGATGTGTGTTGAAGATGGACCATCACTGTGTGTGGGTTGTTAATTGTGTTGGGGCATTAAATTACAAgtatttccttcttttcttggTATGTTTATTCGTTCTAAATTTGGCTGTTTTCAGATTTATTAATAGGCAATTCTCGATCTTCTTAATACGCATAACTGAGctgtttgtttttcttcttctcaatatatttttgttctgatatgtcatttatttattacttgaGCCTGATGCTTTTTCCAGTACCTCAATCCTAGCCTGTGGCATATATTCTTCTGTTTCTGGCTGTTTATAATCCATGCCTTTAGTCTTTCCTGCTATttctgtccacgacattggtGTTTTCTTGACATTATACCATTGAAGACTCACTCTCACATGTCCAGAAAAGCCTCACCATGTTCTCTATGGTTCTAGGTTTAAAATAGACTTTCACTACCTTCGTATTTTATTCAAGGGCCTCTTGAACAGGGGCAGAGCCAGGTATGGTTGAGTGGGGGCAGTTCGATTGACCACTTTGGAATGATGCTCGTGTTTGTAGGCATGTGTTTGTGAGTATTTTTACTTCTGCCCTGGCACACATTTGTGGCTGTTATGATAGAAAGTAACTCTCAATTTATTTTCCACTGGTTTGATTAATTTTGTTCTTCGTGATTATTTGCTCATTAGATAAAAACAAAGTTTGCAGGGCTTCACCACTTATGTTTTCTTTTGACACccttattgaaaataatgagtttgggattttttatttgttaaatctCAATGCAGTTTTACACATTTCTCGAGACAAGTCTTGTAACGTTGTCATTACTTCCATATTTAAGAGCTTTATTCAGTGATGGAGAAATACCTGGAACTCCTAGCACCCTTGCAACCACTTTTCTTGCCTTTGGTGAGACCTGAGTAGCCcatgtttctaacttgtttagTTAATTGTATTGGCATTCTCTTAATTGTCTTTGCTTTATTTACAGTCCTGAATCTTGCTTTTGCATTGAGTGTTATGATGTTTCTACTAATGCACATACGATTGGTGGCCGCCAACACCACAACAATTGAGGTATTTTATTTTGCTTACatttaagaatttatttattttttccttaaattgaGACTATGCTCTAAGCTACTTGCAAGAGATGCTAAAATAAAGTGGATTGAGAATTGGTTAAAGCAGAATTAGAAATTTGATAGTGGTCCTTTGGGCATTTGGAAAAAAccctttattaattttttgatgatGTGGAACCTCGCAAGGTGGGTCCTTTGAACCCACCCAGGAGAGTAAACCCCAGATATACAGCTCCACCCATCAGAACCATGTATTAAGTAATATAGTAGAACTTCTAAAGCAGAATCAAACCCAAGACATCTGAGTCTACAGCTCATCCCAAACCTGTCCTTTGACCACTAGTAGCATCCTGATTGGATAGCACCTATATTAAATGGAGAGATGTTCCTTGAATCGTACTGGTAATGGATCTAGTTCTTGGTGGTTGGTACCACAAGTGATGCGGAATTTTCAGATGCTTCTGTCGTCTTTTAAAATGTATGAACTGGCTACCTTTCTTGTTTGTTGTCTCACACTACTTTCCAAAGGTGCGAAGACTAGACGAACCAAAATTATACATCTGATAATGGATTTTGTGGGCTTGTGGAGAAACCCTTGTATGTATTTGTATTGCTAGAATTTATTTTTGGGATTATtgcttcttcctctctctctctctctctctctctctctctctctctctctctctctctctctctctctaacttgtCAACAAAAGTTATAGCTGCATTATATTATAGTTGGTAGGCACTTTTCTTGAATGCTACAAGAAACGTAGCACTCTTAGATGATGC
This genomic interval from Carya illinoinensis cultivar Pawnee chromosome 2, C.illinoinensisPawnee_v1, whole genome shotgun sequence contains the following:
- the LOC122301245 gene encoding probable protein S-acyltransferase 14, with amino-acid sequence MHRSGAAMAWNVFQFCTALRGLGSIMIFLVLGVVGVTYYVVVLTHYGPALYDGGLDTLIALAILILFHSLLVMLLWSYFSVVLTDPGSIPPNWKPVIDEERGEADPLNGSELSNLPADPVNQRIRFCRKCNQSKPSRCHHCSVCGRCVLKMDHHCVWVVNCVGALNYKYFLLFLFYTFLETSLVTLSLLPYLRALFSDGEIPGTPSTLATTFLAFVLNLAFALSVMMFLLMHIRLVAANTTTIEAFEKKTSSKWRYDLGQKKNFEQVFGMDKQYWFIPAYSDEDVRRMPVLQGLEYPSKPDFDLQEF